Genomic window (Polaribacter batillariae):
CTGCTTTTTCAAACTCTTCAATTTTCTTGTCTAAACTAATTCCTAAAATTGCTTTCGTTAGATTAGCAAAATAACTTTTCGCTAACCTATTTAGTTTAAGATTAAAATGTTCTTCAATTTCGATTGATGTTTTGCCATAAAACGGTTCAAATTTAGAAACTACTATCTTTTCAATTGATGGTAAATGTTCAAGTATTGTCTCTTGTGTTAGAATTTTTCCATAAACGGCTTGTTCTTCTTGAGCAATATTGGCTATAATGTGATTTACATAACCTTGTTTTAAAGAATATGCTCTTTGTTTTGCTTTGACTTCATTAAAAGGTTGATTTCTAAATGATTTTAGAGCAGTTGATCCTTTTGTACAAGCTCCGAGATAAAAAGTGTCTCCTTCTGATAACTCGTGAGCTTTACCGTCTTTTATTTTTTGATTGATAAACTCCCAGTCTTGCTTTATTATTAATAAATCTTCATTTGGATATTTCCAGTCATCAACCAACTTTATTATATAGTCAAGTAATTCTAAATCTCTGTCGTGAAGATAAAACACTAAAAGTAAATGAGCATTTTTCTTCCAAAAAGAACTTGTTTCAAATTCTTCTTTATGAACTTCTAAATAATTTATAATGTTTAAAACGAGTCTTTCTTTAGAACGGAATTCTCCGTTTTTCAAACTTTTTAATGGACTTGATTTAAGTTCCATTCCAACTTCTTTAAAATCGGGTTCAGTATCAGAATTTGGTTCGTAACCAAAATAGAATTTTTCTAATATCTGACCAAAATTACCTTTTCCTTTGTAACCGTGTTTTTCAATTTCTACTCCACAAGCTTGTCTTAAAGTTTGGTCTTTTAATAATTTAGCAAAACCGATAATCGAATCTGCCGAATTTACATTATACATACTCAAATTGATTTATTTGTTTATAAAGTTCCTCTCCAATTTTTTCAATTACTCCAACAACTAAAGCATTTCCCATAAAAAATGCACGTTTTGTATCTGTAATTCCTTCAAGTTTGGTGTGATTATCTGGAAACATATTTAACCTTTCCAATTCAATTGGTGTTAATCTTCTCAAACCTCTATCTGAAACAACTACGTGCTTAAATCTTGAGGGTGATTTTCCACCTTCTCCAGTAATAATTGTTCTTGAAGCATTATCTAAAGCGTCTGGATAAATCATTCCACCTTCTGAATATTTATAAACAAAACCATCTGCTGATTTTCGTTCAATGGTTTTTGCACCTTTTAAATATTCCCATTTTGGTTTGTCTTTTTCGTCAATGAAAAATTCAGAAGTTACTTCTCCATTTTGCAGAACATCTGCTAAAACAGTTTTTTCTCCATCGTAATTTGGTTCTGTTTTAGTTGTATAAACTTTACCTTTTATAAGTAAACCTGTGTTTTGAAAAGGCGATAACTTTCCGTTTTTATTGAAGCTGTCTGTTATTTCTACTAAATCTCCTTTTAATTCTACTTCTTGAATTGTATTTATTTTAGTTACAGGAAAAGCATTTGCAATTGTTCCTTCTTCTGTTAACCAATTTGTTTTATTAGATTTTTGAAGTCTTTTGTAAATTTCTGTGGATTTGTGATAACCAATAAAGAAAACTCTTCTTCTTCTTTGTGGCATTCCATATTCTGCTGCATTTATTACTCGCCATTCTACAGCATAACCTAAATCATTTAAACTTTGCAACATTACTGCAAAATCTCGACCTCTTTGTTTTGCTGGCGATTTTAAAAGACGATCAACATTTTCTAAAAACAAGTATTTAGGCTTGTTTTTTTTCTTTTCTAAAATTTGATGAATTGACCACCAAAGAACACCTTTTTTACCTTTTAAACCTTTAGAATTTTGTAAAGTAGTCGCAACTGAATAATCTTGACAAGGAAATCCGCCAACTAATAAATCGTGATCTGGAATTTCCTCCACATTTCTCGTTACAACTTCATTTATATCTTCGTTTGAGTGATTTTCTTTTCCAAAACGTTCTTCATAAACTTTTGATGCGTGTTGTATTTTTGTTGATGGTTCCCACTGATTACTCCAAACAATTTCGTAATTACTTTTTTCAAGTCCAAGACGAAAACCTCCAACTCCTGCAAACAATTCTGCAACTTTCAATTTCTTATTTTCCATTTTCTTGAGTTTTGTAATAATTAATTTTTTCTTCTGCTACTTTCAGTATTTCAGAAGTCGATTCTGTATATTTTAATTCTTCTGCAATTTTTTCTGAAAACCAATTTATAATGAGTTCACTTTCAGAAAGTTCATAAAATTTAGCAAGTCTTATGATTTGTTCCCTTGTAGGTTTTCTTTCATTTTTCTCAAATTTGCTAATCAAAGATTGGTCAATATCTACTTCAGCCGCAACTTTTCGCAGAATTAAATCTTTTTCCTCTCTCGCACATTTCAAAGTGTCTCCTAATGTTTTCATTGGTCAAAATTGTTTTAGACAAATATTGTCCAAATTTATAAAAACATTTCGGATTAACAAGTTTTAATTCAGATTATTTTATTCGTTCTGGTGTGGTGGGAGATTTTAGTACTTTTTGTTTTTAGAGCGTTGGAATTCAGCGTTTGCAAAAAACAAAAGTACTAAAATATGCGGCTGGTAGCTTGTGTACAACTTATTCACTGATATGACGTCTGTTTTAATAACTTATATCAGTAGTTAGCGAAGTTAGTTTTTTACTTGGAAAAATGAAAGGGTGAAAATACCCTTTTTTTTAACAGGCAGTTTTACAAGCGTGTTTCAATCCAGTTCTTAAAACTGTAAAAATTCTGTGGAGCAACTCCATGGCCAACATTGTATTCCGAATACACATTTTCTACCCCTAATTTATCTAAAAAAGGTTTGGTGTTTCTAGCCCAATCTACAGGTAAAACTTGATCTACACTGCCATGAGAACTGTAATATTCCGTCTTTAAGTTGGTTGGCATGTTTTGGGGTAACAATTCTGTATTTACATAACCGCTTAAGGCAATTACATAATTTACTTTGTTAGGATAGAAAAAACTTAAAGAGTAGCTTAAAATGGCTCCTTGACTAAAACCTAACAAAAAAATTTTATTAGAATTTGTATTGTATTTTTTCTTTATTTCGTCAATAAAAACAGCGATTTTATCGATTGATGTTTTGGCTTCTTTTAAATCGGAAAATTTTCCATTCACATCATCAAAATTAATAGAATACCAAGCATACCCTCCAAATCCCATAGAAAGTGGTGCTTGTACACTAATAATTAGCAATTCGTCTGGCAATTCGTCTGCAAAAGAAAATAAATCTTGTTCGTTACTTCCATAACCATGTAATAAAATTAACAAAGGCGGATTTTCGGATGCTTTTTTGGGTTGTCTTACTAAATAATGTAAATCGCTCATTCTAAATAAAATCTATTTAAATATTTTTAAACCATTTTTGAAAATAATCGCCTAAAACAGGAACTCTTTTTTCTTCTCCTTGAACGGCGCCAATTAAGCCAATTATCCAAAGAGTAAAAATAAAAACTCCAAAAAACCAACCAGGATTTTTTCCTGAAGATTGGTAAATTATCCATCGATTTATAATAAGATTGTCGAATATGAAAACTGGCAAAATAATTTTTCTTGTCTTTGTTTAAAATATATGCTATTAATGTTCCAATTATGGTAATATAGCTAATAACAGCCATCGTTTTTCCTTCTTTAACAGTATAATTCTCCAAATTTTAGGAATTTAAAATTAATTGATTATTCGCAAAAATACCATACACTTTTCCAGTTAATTTTTTATTGATAAAAGGGCTGTTTTTCGATGTTGATAAAATATTTTCTTTTGCAAACGTATGTTTTTCGTCCGGATTAAAAAGAGAAATGTCTGCTGTTTTTCCTTCGGAGATTGAAGTAGTTTCTAAATTAAAAATTCGTCTTGGATTTGTAGTAATTTTTTCAATGAAATTTTCTAAATCTAAAACCGAATTTACAGCCCCAAAAGCAGTTTCTAAGCCAATTACACCATCTTTTGCTTGGCTAAATTCCACTTTTTTATGTTCAATATCTATAGGATTGTGGTCAGAAGTAATCATGTCAATCACTCCAGAATTCACGCCTTT
Coding sequences:
- a CDS encoding DNA cytosine methyltransferase — protein: MENKKLKVAELFAGVGGFRLGLEKSNYEIVWSNQWEPSTKIQHASKVYEERFGKENHSNEDINEVVTRNVEEIPDHDLLVGGFPCQDYSVATTLQNSKGLKGKKGVLWWSIHQILEKKKNKPKYLFLENVDRLLKSPAKQRGRDFAVMLQSLNDLGYAVEWRVINAAEYGMPQRRRRVFFIGYHKSTEIYKRLQKSNKTNWLTEEGTIANAFPVTKINTIQEVELKGDLVEITDSFNKNGKLSPFQNTGLLIKGKVYTTKTEPNYDGEKTVLADVLQNGEVTSEFFIDEKDKPKWEYLKGAKTIERKSADGFVYKYSEGGMIYPDALDNASRTIITGEGGKSPSRFKHVVVSDRGLRRLTPIELERLNMFPDNHTKLEGITDTKRAFFMGNALVVGVIEKIGEELYKQINQFEYV
- a CDS encoding helix-turn-helix domain-containing protein; the encoded protein is MKTLGDTLKCAREEKDLILRKVAAEVDIDQSLISKFEKNERKPTREQIIRLAKFYELSESELIINWFSEKIAEELKYTESTSEILKVAEEKINYYKTQENGK
- a CDS encoding Sau3AI family type II restriction endonuclease; its protein translation is MYNVNSADSIIGFAKLLKDQTLRQACGVEIEKHGYKGKGNFGQILEKFYFGYEPNSDTEPDFKEVGMELKSSPLKSLKNGEFRSKERLVLNIINYLEVHKEEFETSSFWKKNAHLLLVFYLHDRDLELLDYIIKLVDDWKYPNEDLLIIKQDWEFINQKIKDGKAHELSEGDTFYLGACTKGSTALKSFRNQPFNEVKAKQRAYSLKQGYVNHIIANIAQEEQAVYGKILTQETILEHLPSIEKIVVSKFEPFYGKTSIEIEEHFNLKLNRLAKSYFANLTKAILGISLDKKIEEFEKADIQVKTVRLKENNLPDQHISFPIFKYQEIINSNWESSNFKNILEQKFFFVFYQFENKKLVLKKVKFWNMSNSDIEETKVVWDKTVETIEKGEIVKEIKNGRRFTYFPNSSEHRISHVRPHATDIYKNVNSLPKKDKLTKVEEYTNHSFWFNAKYVKDEIYLK
- a CDS encoding alpha/beta hydrolase — its product is MSDLHYLVRQPKKASENPPLLILLHGYGSNEQDLFSFADELPDELLIISVQAPLSMGFGGYAWYSINFDDVNGKFSDLKEAKTSIDKIAVFIDEIKKKYNTNSNKIFLLGFSQGAILSYSLSFFYPNKVNYVIALSGYVNTELLPQNMPTNLKTEYYSSHGSVDQVLPVDWARNTKPFLDKLGVENVYSEYNVGHGVAPQNFYSFKNWIETRL